GGGCTCGGTTTACAGTCAAGTTTAACGCTCATGGTCCAGTTTCTACTCTCTTCATTTGCACCCATGTTGCTTGGTGCACAGTTGGTTCTCACTCTCGTGCTGGTAAAAGGCGACATTTGCCCGGGGCAGCGTGGTCGTATTCACAAAGTGTTGCCCGCTCTGGGGCTGATGTGGATGGCGGTTTCCTCGCTGGAAATCGCGGCGTTTTTAGTGGTGTTTGCCATTTTCTACTTTTATTCCAAAGTGCAGACAGGCAAAACGCGTCAAGAAGGGCCGCTTTGGGTACTGTATCTGGCTGACGGTTTAGCCCTCTCTTTTGTTGCTTTGCAAGCAGTAAAACAGTCTCATTGGAGCGCCGCGCTAGTCACGGTTCTCCTAACGGTATTACTGGGCGCTATTTTTACTCATCTGCTGTTGGTGATTGCTCGCTCACGTTTGCAGGCTTTTCATCGCATTTTGCCTTTTAGTGGCATTATCGCGGCGATGTTGACGGCGCTGGCGCTGCTGGCCGTGGCGTCAGGGTTTGGTGCTGAGCAATTAGAGCAAGTCACACCATTAATGCTGGCCAGCCTCGTACTGATGATCGTGGGGGTGGTTATGTGGTGTTGGCATATTTTCTCTGGCAAAGCCGCGCACAAGATTCAATTAGCCATTGCGTGGTTGATGCTGTTGGCATCGGCAAGTTGCATGCACATGCTGTTTAGTCTCCCTGCCTGATAGCGCGACAACATTTAGATCTTCTTCACTTTTTATCTACGGATTTGTGGCTACGCTTACTACTTGAGGTACTCAAAAAAGGAGCGTAGCCATGGATTTGAGCAATGTAGAGCGCTTAGACAGTATTATTCTGCTGGGGATCGTCAATGAAAAGTTGCGCCTAGAATGTGACAGTTTTGACGATCTGGTGAGCACGTATGAAATGGACGTTGAACAGGTGATCGGCAAGTTAGATGTGCTTGGTTATCAATACGATCCACTGACCAATCAGTTTAAATCATACTCACGCTGAGCATTTTTTAAGCCATCTTGATACCATCAAGGTGGCTTTTGCATTGCTGGCGTGCGGTGGCAAAAAACGCTTGCAGATAGCGCTTCTCTTTGTCGCTATTGCGCGTTGCGGCAAACAGGCGGCGCCACAAGCCCTTGCCCAGCGGGATGCTGGTAATGAGCCCTTGCCGGGAAAATTCGCTAATCGCCCAGTTTGGCAGCGCAGCCACTCCCAGACCCGCCGACACCATCTGCACCAACATCAATGTGTTATCCGCTTGCTTCCATTTCGCCGGCTCTACTCCAGCGGGAGCCAGAAAGTGTTTGACCACATCTAAGCGCTGCTTTTGGACCGGGTAAGTCAGCATGGTTTGATCAGCCAGATCGCTTGGTTCTAAGCGTGTTTTATTCGCCAATGGGTGACTGGTGGCGGTGATAAGTCGCATCTCAAAATCAAACAGAGGCTCATAATGGACTTCACCGCGCGGTTGAATGTCTGAAGTGATCACCAAATCCAATTCGCCCGCCATCAGCGCAGGTAAAGGTTCAAAACCAAAACCCGATGAGAAATCGAGAGTCACGCTCGGCCAAGTGAGTTGATACTCTTTCAGAGCGGGCATGAGCCATTGAAAACAGGAGTGGCACTCGATCGCCATATGTAAACGGCCATTCACATCCTCTTTTAAGCTAGCGAGCTCGTTTTCCGCTCGGGCAAGCTTGGGCAAAACCTCGTCGGCGACGCGTAGCAAAATTTCCCCTTCCGAGGTGAATTTCACCGGGCGTGTTTTACGCAAAAATAACTGCCCGCCGATCCTTGCCTCAAGATCTTTGATCTGATGGGAGAGAGCGGACTGAGTGAGGTGCAGCGCCGTTGCCGTCGCAGTGAGTGAGCCAGTATCGCGTAGCGATGTCAGGGTTTTTAGGTGTTTCAACTCGATCATGAATCCCTCTCATCTTCCTTGCTGTATGCATGAGTCTTTGTAACTTACCTGGATTTTTTGGAGCTGTAAACAT
The Vibrio navarrensis DNA segment above includes these coding regions:
- a CDS encoding DUF4250 domain-containing protein, coding for MDLSNVERLDSIILLGIVNEKLRLECDSFDDLVSTYEMDVEQVIGKLDVLGYQYDPLTNQFKSYSR
- the metR gene encoding HTH-type transcriptional regulator MetR, which produces MIELKHLKTLTSLRDTGSLTATATALHLTQSALSHQIKDLEARIGGQLFLRKTRPVKFTSEGEILLRVADEVLPKLARAENELASLKEDVNGRLHMAIECHSCFQWLMPALKEYQLTWPSVTLDFSSGFGFEPLPALMAGELDLVITSDIQPRGEVHYEPLFDFEMRLITATSHPLANKTRLEPSDLADQTMLTYPVQKQRLDVVKHFLAPAGVEPAKWKQADNTLMLVQMVSAGLGVAALPNWAISEFSRQGLITSIPLGKGLWRRLFAATRNSDKEKRYLQAFFATARQQCKSHLDGIKMA